The following coding sequences are from one Verrucomicrobiia bacterium window:
- a CDS encoding metal ABC transporter permease: MSEFIPPFDWQQHVIAPWTEGFGANILIALMGFFVATACGLVGNYLMMRRMALVGDAISHSVLPGIAIAFLLSKSRGTLAMFLGALVAGVVTTILIEVIHKKSRVKQDAAIGIAFTSLFAVGVIIISMFASQVDLDQECVLYGEIAFVPFGDPVKLSETFSVPLPVLRMGIVAVITLAFVVLFYKQLLVSSFDAGLATSLGINATFVHYALMCWLSIVVVSAFESVGAVLVVAMLILPGATAFMLSHRLPVIHALTVLVAALSSLLGVHLATWLNCSMAGAMVVMASFLFALAWVFSPLEGLLVRWIRQRRTHLEPPEGIVDGVK, from the coding sequence ATGAGCGAATTCATTCCACCATTTGACTGGCAGCAGCACGTCATCGCGCCGTGGACTGAGGGCTTTGGGGCGAACATCCTCATCGCGCTCATGGGTTTCTTCGTGGCGACGGCGTGCGGATTGGTGGGCAATTACTTGATGATGCGGCGCATGGCGTTGGTGGGGGATGCGATCAGCCATAGTGTGCTGCCGGGTATCGCGATTGCGTTCTTATTGTCCAAGAGCCGGGGAACATTAGCTATGTTCTTGGGCGCGCTCGTCGCGGGTGTGGTGACGACGATTCTTATCGAGGTCATCCATAAGAAAAGTCGTGTGAAGCAGGATGCGGCGATCGGCATCGCGTTCACGAGCTTGTTCGCGGTGGGCGTGATCATCATCAGCATGTTCGCGTCGCAAGTGGATCTCGATCAGGAGTGCGTGCTGTATGGCGAGATTGCGTTTGTGCCGTTCGGCGATCCGGTGAAGTTGAGCGAGACGTTCAGTGTTCCGTTGCCGGTCTTGCGCATGGGGATTGTGGCGGTCATCACTTTGGCGTTTGTCGTGCTGTTCTACAAACAACTGCTGGTGAGTTCGTTTGATGCAGGCTTGGCGACATCGTTGGGCATCAATGCGACATTCGTACATTACGCGTTGATGTGCTGGCTCTCGATCGTGGTGGTGAGCGCGTTTGAATCTGTGGGCGCGGTGTTGGTTGTGGCGATGTTGATTTTGCCGGGAGCGACGGCGTTTATGCTGTCGCATCGGTTGCCGGTGATTCATGCACTCACGGTTTTGGTTGCGGCGTTGAGTTCATTGCTCGGAGTGCATCTGGCTACGTGGCTGAACTGCTCGATGGCGGGCGCGATGGTGGTGATGGCGAGTTTCTTGTTCGCGTTGGCGTGGGTGTTCAGTCCCTTGGAGGGCTTGTTAGTGCGGTGGATACGACAACGCAGGACACATCTGGAGCCGCCGGAGGGGATTGTGGATGGGGTGAAATGA
- a CDS encoding PaaI family thioesterase, whose amino-acid sequence MKTLPHTRCCFVCGSQNPVGMNLRFTVDDNGVHTVFTPCKEHVGFSRTIHGGILATVLDEIMAWACIAQGGQLAYCAEMTTRFLNVVRPGDEVFATAKIVENKRGKLFLAESELKTKDGTVLVIGTGKYLAIKGDALEEMKADLVADSGDIRL is encoded by the coding sequence ATGAAGACGTTGCCCCATACGCGTTGCTGTTTTGTTTGCGGTTCACAAAATCCCGTCGGGATGAACTTGCGCTTCACTGTCGATGACAATGGCGTCCACACCGTATTCACCCCCTGCAAAGAACACGTCGGCTTCAGCCGCACCATTCACGGCGGCATCCTTGCCACTGTTCTCGATGAGATCATGGCCTGGGCCTGCATCGCTCAAGGCGGCCAGCTCGCCTATTGCGCCGAGATGACCACGCGTTTCCTGAATGTCGTCCGCCCCGGCGATGAAGTCTTCGCCACGGCCAAAATCGTGGAAAATAAACGCGGCAAACTCTTCCTCGCCGAATCCGAATTGAAAACCAAAGACGGCACCGTCCTCGTCATCGGCACCGGCAAATACCTCGCCATCAAAGGTGACGCACTCGAAGAGATGAAGGCTGACTTGGTGGCGGACTCGGGGGATATAAGATTGTAA
- the thrC gene encoding threonine synthase: MTISNSANRWGGIIEAYRRYLPVTESTPIVSLCEGNTPLVRVDNFVKAIGGEFELYLKYEGLNPTCSFKDRGMTMAVTKAKEKGAQVVICASTGNTSASAAAYAARAGLKCVVLLPNGKIALGKLAQALMYGATTISIEGNFDEALRIVRELGETGKVEVVNSVNPVRIEGQKTAAFEICDQLGRAPDFHYLPVGNAGNITAYWKGFKEYYSVQKADRLPKMCGWQAAGAAPIVDGYPIEKPSTVATAIRIGNPASWQPAVNAAKESQGFIDKVTDEEILAAYKLIARTDGIFVEPACAAPLAGLIRSVKAGKIPVGSVITATMTGHGLKDPDNAIKTAGFEATVVPPTKEAVMKVIGL; this comes from the coding sequence ATGACAATTTCTAACAGTGCAAATCGTTGGGGTGGGATCATCGAGGCTTATCGGCGTTATCTGCCGGTGACCGAGTCGACGCCGATCGTGTCCTTGTGCGAAGGCAACACGCCGCTGGTGCGCGTGGATAATTTCGTGAAGGCAATCGGTGGCGAGTTCGAGCTCTATCTGAAGTACGAGGGCTTGAACCCGACGTGCTCTTTCAAAGACCGCGGCATGACGATGGCCGTGACGAAGGCGAAGGAAAAAGGCGCGCAAGTAGTCATCTGCGCCAGCACGGGCAACACCTCCGCAAGCGCAGCAGCATATGCGGCGCGTGCCGGTTTGAAGTGCGTGGTGCTGCTCCCGAACGGCAAGATCGCCCTCGGCAAACTCGCACAGGCCTTGATGTATGGGGCCACGACGATCTCCATCGAAGGTAACTTTGATGAAGCCTTGCGCATTGTGCGTGAACTCGGCGAGACGGGTAAGGTGGAAGTCGTTAACAGCGTGAACCCCGTTCGTATCGAAGGTCAGAAGACGGCGGCGTTCGAGATCTGCGATCAGCTTGGTCGCGCGCCTGATTTCCATTACCTGCCGGTGGGTAACGCAGGCAACATCACGGCATATTGGAAGGGTTTTAAGGAATACTACTCGGTGCAAAAAGCAGATCGTCTGCCGAAGATGTGCGGCTGGCAGGCGGCTGGCGCGGCACCGATCGTGGATGGATATCCGATCGAGAAGCCAAGTACGGTGGCGACGGCGATCCGTATCGGCAACCCTGCGAGCTGGCAGCCTGCGGTGAATGCGGCGAAAGAGTCCCAAGGCTTCATCGACAAGGTGACGGATGAGGAGATTTTGGCAGCGTATAAATTGATCGCACGCACAGACGGCATTTTCGTGGAGCCTGCTTGCGCGGCTCCGTTGGCAGGCCTGATCCGCAGCGTGAAAGCGGGTAAGATTCCCGTCGGCAGTGTCATCACGGCCACGATGACGGGCCATGGCTTGAAGGATCCGGATAATGCGATCAAGACGGCAGGCTTCGAAGCGACAGTGGTGCCGCCGACGAAGGAAGCCGTGATGAAGGTGATCGGATTGTAA
- a CDS encoding macro domain-containing protein, with amino-acid sequence MPLTYQTGDATRPLGDGQKIIVHVCNDVGAWGKGFVTSISKRWKEPEARYRAWFQGEEKIPFALGEVQFVSVTPDITIANLIGQRNIRTRTKVPPIRYDAVQAGLAKVAEHALKHSASVHMPRIGCGLAGGKWEEILPLIEAELIAQGISVTVYDFA; translated from the coding sequence ATGCCTCTGACCTATCAAACAGGTGACGCAACACGTCCGCTCGGTGATGGGCAGAAAATTATCGTCCACGTCTGCAATGATGTCGGTGCTTGGGGCAAAGGCTTTGTCACCTCCATCAGCAAACGCTGGAAAGAACCTGAGGCTCGTTATCGCGCATGGTTTCAGGGCGAGGAGAAAATCCCTTTTGCTTTAGGCGAAGTGCAATTCGTCTCCGTTACTCCGGACATCACAATCGCCAATCTGATCGGCCAACGAAACATTCGCACGCGAACCAAAGTTCCCCCGATTCGTTACGATGCCGTTCAAGCAGGTTTGGCGAAAGTAGCAGAGCACGCGCTGAAACATTCCGCCTCTGTTCATATGCCTCGCATCGGGTGCGGCTTGGCCGGTGGCAAGTGGGAAGAGATACTTCCACTCATCGAGGCCGAACTGATCGCCCAAGGCATATCAGTGACGGTGTATGACTTCGCCTGA
- a CDS encoding PQQ-binding-like beta-propeller repeat protein, translating to MKIKATFLLSAALACTALVTSTSAQEWTRFRGPNGTGVSNAKTIPVQFTEKDYNWKVPLPGDGHSSPVIWGDKIFLTGSHEQQGGLMVHAVSVHDGKVLWQKDFPFPAFQKHKFNSYASCTPAVDAERVYVTWSTPEHNMLVAFSHKGDVVWQRDFGAYASQHGSGVSPIVYEEMVILPNDQDANSSLIAVDRKTGKTVWETKRNSKPAAYSTPCVYEPKGAPAQLIFNSQAHGITGVNPKDGKVLWEYANAFDKRSVSSPVIVSGFAIGSCGSGGGGNYVVAVKPGDDAKNQPATLAWTMKKSANYVPTPVVLGDLLFTWSDAGVVSCINGKTGEVKWQERAGGNFFGSPILIGDKIYAIATNGEVVVVKAAETFEVLGRSTLGELTHTTPAVAGGKLYIRTLKHLISVGGSKMAPLKAEK from the coding sequence ATGAAGATCAAAGCCACGTTCTTGTTATCCGCAGCCCTTGCCTGCACCGCGCTGGTCACGTCCACCTCTGCTCAGGAATGGACCCGCTTCCGCGGTCCGAACGGAACCGGCGTGAGCAATGCCAAGACGATTCCTGTCCAATTCACCGAAAAAGATTACAACTGGAAAGTCCCGCTGCCCGGCGATGGCCATTCCTCACCCGTGATCTGGGGCGACAAGATTTTCCTCACCGGCTCTCACGAACAGCAAGGCGGCCTGATGGTCCACGCCGTGAGCGTCCATGATGGAAAAGTTCTCTGGCAGAAAGATTTTCCGTTCCCGGCATTCCAGAAGCATAAATTCAACAGCTACGCCTCCTGCACTCCGGCTGTGGATGCTGAGCGCGTCTATGTCACATGGTCCACGCCGGAGCATAACATGCTCGTCGCTTTCAGTCATAAGGGTGACGTCGTCTGGCAGCGGGATTTCGGCGCATACGCCAGCCAGCACGGCTCCGGCGTCTCTCCTATAGTCTATGAAGAGATGGTAATTCTCCCGAATGATCAGGACGCGAACAGTTCGCTCATCGCCGTTGATCGCAAGACCGGCAAGACCGTGTGGGAGACCAAGCGTAACAGCAAACCCGCCGCTTATTCCACGCCGTGCGTCTACGAACCGAAAGGTGCCCCAGCGCAACTGATCTTCAACAGCCAGGCCCACGGCATCACCGGCGTGAACCCCAAAGACGGCAAGGTCCTGTGGGAATACGCCAACGCCTTCGATAAACGCAGCGTGAGTTCTCCCGTGATCGTTTCCGGTTTCGCCATCGGCTCCTGCGGCAGCGGTGGTGGCGGCAATTACGTCGTCGCGGTAAAACCCGGCGATGATGCGAAAAACCAGCCCGCCACGCTCGCCTGGACGATGAAGAAGTCCGCCAACTACGTTCCCACGCCCGTCGTGCTGGGTGATCTCCTCTTCACGTGGAGCGATGCCGGTGTCGTCAGTTGCATCAATGGCAAAACGGGCGAAGTGAAATGGCAGGAACGTGCTGGTGGTAACTTCTTCGGCTCCCCTATTTTGATCGGTGACAAGATCTACGCTATCGCCACCAACGGCGAAGTCGTCGTGGTGAAAGCCGCTGAGACCTTCGAAGTCCTCGGCCGCAGCACCTTGGGTGAACTGACGCACACAACGCCCGCAGTCGCAGGTGGTAAACTCTACATCCGCACCCTAAAACACCTCATCAGCGTCGGCGGCTCCAAGATGGCCCCCTTGAAGGCAGAGAAGTAA
- a CDS encoding sulfatase: MKRALTLLLGCWVVGLSLIHQAVAAESAKKPNVIFIAIDDQNDWIGALGGHRLAKTPNIDKLAKQGTVFLNAHCQAPLCNPSRTSLMTGLRPTTTGVYGLAPWFRTLPEFQDRVTLPQHFKANGYKTYTVGKIYHGGIGGPQMRAKEFDVWGNAGGIGVKPEKKLIPPTPMGNNPLMDWGVFPHKDEDKGDYQVASWAIEQLKQMPKDQPFFLAAGFFLPHVPCYVSQKWYDLYPDDDSLLPPVKANDRDDVPRFAWYLHWDLPEPRLKWVQENNQWRNLARSYLASVSFTDAQVGRIMDALEANGQAENTIVVLWGDHGWHLGEKGITGKNTLWERSARVPLIFAGPGVVKNGRCMQPAELLDMYPTLVELCGLPARTDLEGISLVPQLKNPATKRARPAITSHNQGNHGIRSEQYRYIRYADGSEELYDIKADPNEWTNLAGDKKYAKIIAEHKQWLPKIDLPPAKGSASRVLTYDAATGDFVWEGKTYRKGAEIPE, translated from the coding sequence ATGAAGCGTGCGCTTACTTTGCTCCTTGGTTGTTGGGTCGTGGGATTGTCACTGATACATCAGGCTGTCGCGGCGGAGAGTGCGAAGAAGCCGAATGTCATTTTCATCGCCATTGATGATCAGAATGACTGGATCGGAGCGCTGGGCGGGCATCGATTGGCGAAGACGCCGAACATCGACAAGCTGGCGAAGCAAGGGACGGTGTTTCTCAATGCGCATTGCCAGGCGCCGTTGTGCAATCCTTCGCGCACGAGTTTGATGACGGGGTTGCGGCCAACGACGACGGGGGTTTATGGCCTCGCGCCATGGTTTCGCACGTTGCCGGAGTTTCAGGATCGCGTGACGTTGCCGCAGCATTTTAAGGCGAACGGTTACAAGACTTACACGGTGGGTAAGATCTATCACGGTGGAATCGGCGGGCCGCAGATGCGTGCAAAGGAGTTCGATGTGTGGGGCAATGCGGGTGGCATCGGTGTGAAGCCGGAAAAGAAGCTAATCCCGCCGACGCCGATGGGGAACAATCCGCTGATGGATTGGGGGGTGTTCCCGCATAAGGATGAGGACAAGGGCGATTATCAGGTGGCGAGTTGGGCCATTGAGCAGCTCAAGCAGATGCCGAAAGACCAGCCGTTCTTCCTGGCCGCCGGTTTCTTCCTGCCTCATGTGCCGTGCTATGTCTCGCAGAAATGGTATGACTTGTATCCAGATGATGATTCGCTGCTGCCGCCGGTGAAGGCGAATGACCGTGATGACGTGCCGCGCTTCGCATGGTATCTGCACTGGGACCTGCCGGAGCCGCGCTTGAAGTGGGTGCAGGAGAATAATCAATGGCGCAATCTGGCGCGCTCGTATCTGGCTTCCGTGAGTTTCACGGATGCGCAGGTGGGGCGGATCATGGATGCGTTAGAGGCGAACGGACAGGCGGAGAATACGATCGTAGTGTTGTGGGGCGATCATGGGTGGCATCTCGGTGAGAAAGGCATCACCGGGAAGAATACGTTGTGGGAACGGTCAGCGCGCGTTCCGTTGATCTTTGCGGGACCGGGTGTGGTGAAGAACGGGCGCTGCATGCAACCGGCTGAGCTCTTGGATATGTATCCGACATTAGTGGAGTTGTGCGGATTGCCTGCGCGCACGGACTTGGAGGGCATCAGCTTGGTGCCGCAGTTGAAGAATCCGGCGACGAAGCGGGCGCGTCCGGCCATCACGTCGCACAATCAGGGGAATCACGGCATCCGCTCGGAGCAGTATCGGTATATCCGGTATGCGGATGGCTCGGAGGAGCTTTACGACATCAAAGCGGACCCGAATGAGTGGACGAATCTGGCGGGTGACAAGAAATACGCGAAGATCATCGCGGAGCATAAGCAGTGGCTGCCGAAGATCGATCTGCCCCCGGCAAAGGGAAGTGCTAGTCGTGTGCTGACGTATGATGCGGCGACAGGGGATTTCGTGTGGGAGGGGAAGACGTATAGGAAGGGGGCGGAGATTCCGGAGTGA
- a CDS encoding homoserine dehydrogenase, with protein sequence MKIGLSHQPAIGTLGGPMRQVNLGLIGGGTVGGGVLKALERNGALMASRLGVEFRIARVAVRDLKKKRPVALSRKVLTTSWEEVVNDPAVEVVIELMGGTTTAKAVVLEALRLGKPVITANKALLSKHGEELFEAAEKHGANLYYEASVAGGIPIIKVLREGLIGNRVTRLYGILNGTCNYILTRMKREGKGFEEILSDAQRLGYAEAEPSLDVDGYDALHKAGILASLAHGFWVNSDHAYLNGIREITQLDIQFAQQLGYTIKLLGIVKKNADSGDKCSPIELSVCPTLVPNSHVLASVNEVFNAVLVRGDVVGDTLYYGRGAGQDATASAVLSDLADAALDLKCESKNRIPPFVPHERDGAVIAPGKMVSPYYVRFSVVDKPGTLAKIANLLGKAKIGISSVIQPEGHEGESVPLILMIHDASLAAMTKALGQISKLDVIKGKPVMFRVENFE encoded by the coding sequence GTGAAAATAGGATTGTCGCATCAGCCCGCAATCGGCACTCTCGGCGGTCCTATGCGGCAAGTGAATTTGGGCCTCATCGGTGGTGGCACAGTCGGCGGCGGCGTTCTGAAGGCGCTGGAGCGCAATGGCGCGCTCATGGCGTCCCGGCTCGGCGTCGAGTTTCGTATTGCCCGCGTGGCGGTGCGTGATCTGAAAAAGAAGCGTCCGGTGGCGTTGAGCCGCAAGGTGCTCACGACTTCTTGGGAAGAGGTCGTGAATGATCCCGCCGTGGAGGTGGTCATCGAATTGATGGGCGGCACCACGACGGCAAAAGCGGTGGTGCTCGAGGCGCTTCGACTCGGTAAACCCGTCATTACGGCGAACAAGGCGTTGCTCTCCAAGCATGGTGAGGAACTCTTCGAAGCAGCCGAGAAGCACGGCGCGAATCTTTACTACGAAGCGAGCGTGGCGGGTGGCATCCCGATCATCAAGGTCTTGCGCGAAGGGCTGATTGGTAATCGCGTGACGCGCCTTTACGGCATCCTGAACGGGACGTGCAATTACATCCTCACGCGCATGAAGCGCGAGGGTAAGGGCTTCGAGGAAATTTTGAGCGATGCGCAGCGACTGGGTTACGCGGAAGCAGAGCCTTCGCTGGATGTGGATGGCTATGATGCGTTGCACAAGGCGGGCATCCTGGCCTCGCTGGCACATGGCTTCTGGGTGAACTCGGATCATGCCTATCTGAACGGCATCCGCGAGATCACGCAGTTGGACATCCAGTTCGCGCAGCAGCTCGGTTACACAATCAAGCTCTTGGGCATCGTGAAGAAGAATGCGGACAGCGGCGACAAGTGCTCACCGATCGAATTGTCCGTCTGCCCCACGTTGGTGCCGAACTCGCATGTGCTGGCGAGTGTGAATGAAGTTTTCAACGCCGTGCTGGTGCGCGGTGATGTGGTGGGTGACACGCTGTATTACGGTCGCGGTGCGGGTCAGGACGCGACGGCGAGTGCCGTGCTGAGCGACTTGGCGGATGCGGCGCTGGACTTGAAGTGCGAAAGCAAGAATCGCATCCCGCCGTTCGTGCCGCATGAGCGCGATGGCGCGGTTATCGCGCCCGGCAAGATGGTATCGCCATATTACGTGCGGTTCAGCGTGGTGGACAAGCCGGGGACGCTGGCGAAGATCGCGAATCTTTTGGGCAAGGCGAAGATCGGCATCTCGTCCGTGATCCAGCCGGAAGGCCACGAGGGTGAGAGCGTGCCGCTCATCTTGATGATTCATGACGCGTCGCTGGCGGCGATGACCAAGGCTTTGGGGCAGATCAGCAAACTGGACGTGATCAAGGGGAAGCCAGTGATGTTCCGGGTGGAGAATTTCGAGTAA
- a CDS encoding iron chelate uptake ABC transporter family permease subunit produces MFKHHPSSTIHYLRYLLIAVVVFWFTIDGHAAKIGEISETTITEQAIRFFSFQDPAVRYALLGSILLGISCGVMGSFIVVRKLALVGDALSHAVLPGVALGFLWNTTKDPVAIFVGATLAGLLGTAIVGAIKHTTKLKEDAALGLVLAAFFSVGICLVTMIQRLPTGNKSGVDKFLFGQAAALGPNDVKLMAIVTVLTLVVVGLFYKQFLVTSFDAGFARVTGIPVQVMHYVLMLMLAFAVVIALQAVGVVLVSAMLITPAAAAYLLTDRLHRMLILAAVFGMVSGAAGAFLSFLGPSLPTGPFMVLGASAVFGAAFLFGPQHGVIMRWWRRRSRSLRIQRENTLKSVYHVLEARDFKPEGVTATELAERRRETMEDILGQLRELKRHDLATLQDDDHTVFLTPEGWQRACAIVRNHRLWELYLTNAAQMSADHVHEDAEKIEHVLGEDVVRQLEKRLNYATHDPHGKLIPGQADIQRGSNPPERTADATGYGKRT; encoded by the coding sequence ATGTTTAAACACCATCCATCATCTACCATCCACTATCTACGCTATCTCTTGATAGCGGTCGTGGTGTTTTGGTTCACGATAGATGGACATGCAGCGAAGATTGGTGAGATTTCTGAGACGACCATCACGGAACAGGCGATCCGGTTTTTCTCATTTCAAGATCCGGCGGTGAGGTATGCGTTGCTGGGTTCCATACTCTTGGGGATTTCTTGCGGGGTGATGGGGAGCTTCATTGTAGTGCGTAAATTGGCGTTGGTGGGTGATGCGCTATCGCATGCGGTGTTGCCCGGAGTGGCGTTGGGATTTCTTTGGAACACAACTAAGGATCCGGTGGCGATTTTTGTGGGGGCGACGTTGGCGGGATTGCTGGGCACGGCGATCGTGGGTGCCATCAAGCACACTACGAAATTAAAAGAGGATGCGGCGCTTGGTTTGGTGCTGGCGGCGTTCTTTTCAGTGGGTATCTGCCTGGTGACGATGATCCAGCGGTTACCGACGGGAAATAAAAGTGGTGTGGATAAATTTCTGTTCGGTCAGGCGGCGGCGCTGGGTCCGAATGATGTGAAGCTCATGGCAATCGTCACGGTGCTGACGCTCGTGGTCGTCGGGCTCTTCTATAAGCAATTTCTCGTGACGAGTTTTGATGCGGGGTTCGCGCGAGTGACGGGAATTCCCGTTCAGGTGATGCATTACGTTCTCATGTTGATGCTGGCTTTCGCAGTCGTCATTGCGTTGCAGGCGGTGGGTGTTGTGTTGGTGTCAGCCATGCTCATCACTCCGGCGGCGGCCGCATATCTGCTCACGGATCGGTTGCATCGAATGCTTATTCTGGCGGCAGTGTTTGGCATGGTGTCTGGCGCGGCGGGAGCATTCCTTTCCTTTCTTGGACCGAGTTTGCCGACGGGGCCGTTCATGGTGCTGGGTGCGAGTGCGGTGTTTGGGGCAGCGTTTCTCTTTGGTCCGCAGCATGGCGTGATCATGCGCTGGTGGCGGCGGCGTTCGCGCAGTTTGCGCATCCAGCGGGAGAACACCCTCAAGTCCGTCTATCACGTGCTGGAAGCGCGTGATTTCAAACCGGAAGGTGTCACGGCGACTGAGCTCGCCGAGCGTCGTCGTGAGACGATGGAAGATATCTTGGGTCAGTTGCGTGAATTGAAACGGCATGACCTCGCTACGTTGCAGGATGATGATCATACGGTTTTCCTCACGCCGGAAGGATGGCAACGCGCTTGCGCTATAGTGCGGAACCACCGCCTGTGGGAATTGTATCTGACGAATGCGGCGCAGATGTCCGCCGATCACGTGCATGAAGATGCGGAGAAGATCGAGCACGTGCTGGGTGAGGATGTAGTGCGGCAATTGGAGAAGCGGCTGAACTACGCCACGCATGATCCGCATGGAAAACTCATTCCTGGCCAAGCGGATATCCAACGCGGCAGCAATCCGCCTGAGCGTACGGCGGATGCGACGGGATACGGGAAACGTACATGA